A window of Terriglobus sp. RCC_193 contains these coding sequences:
- a CDS encoding mercuric reductase: MAERHFDAVIIGSGQGGNPLAKATAKHGWKTVVIERRYPGGTCVNDGCTPSKTVDASARVAYLARRGADFGVHTGNITIDPAKIYERKQKVLMASRNNIAKSLSTSENSTLLMGQASFAERQPGDGTYRIDVVLNESDAETITASRVFLNTGERPHIPDNVEGLTSLPILDSTSMLELKEVPQHLLVLGAGYIALEFAQMYLRFGSKVTVIERGERIAQHEDDDIAKCLRDILTEDGLRILTCSAVTRALGSAGNITLELVTSDGPVTLQGTHLLVATGRTPNVEPLHLDRVGVKQNKSGHIEINDRLETSAKNIWALGDVKGGPAFTHISYDDFRILRTNLLEGGNASIKDRLLTYCMFTDPELARFGLNENDAKKQGREVRVAAIPMKWMARANEMDEPRGMIKALVDPQTKQILGATVLGVDGGEVAAQLQIAMMGGLPYTALREGIFAHPTKSEALNTLFTNFRDGKE, from the coding sequence ATGGCAGAGCGGCATTTTGATGCGGTGATCATCGGCTCCGGGCAGGGCGGCAACCCTCTCGCGAAGGCCACCGCGAAGCACGGCTGGAAGACCGTTGTCATTGAGCGCCGCTATCCCGGCGGCACCTGCGTCAACGACGGCTGCACGCCTTCCAAGACCGTCGATGCCTCCGCGCGCGTGGCCTATCTCGCGCGTCGTGGTGCGGACTTCGGTGTTCACACCGGCAACATCACCATCGATCCTGCAAAGATTTACGAGCGCAAGCAGAAGGTGTTGATGGCATCGCGCAACAACATCGCAAAGTCTCTCTCCACCAGCGAAAACAGCACGCTGCTCATGGGCCAGGCATCGTTCGCGGAACGGCAGCCCGGCGATGGCACGTATCGCATCGACGTGGTTCTGAACGAAAGCGATGCGGAAACCATCACGGCCAGCCGCGTCTTCCTCAACACCGGCGAGCGCCCACACATCCCGGACAACGTGGAAGGCCTCACCAGCCTGCCCATCCTCGACAGCACCTCCATGCTTGAGTTGAAGGAAGTGCCGCAACATCTGCTGGTGCTGGGCGCGGGCTACATCGCATTGGAGTTTGCGCAGATGTACCTGCGCTTCGGTTCAAAGGTCACGGTGATCGAACGTGGCGAACGCATCGCGCAACATGAAGACGATGACATTGCCAAATGCCTGCGCGACATCCTTACCGAAGATGGGCTTCGCATTCTCACCTGTTCCGCGGTCACGCGCGCACTTGGCTCGGCGGGCAACATCACGCTCGAACTGGTCACGTCGGACGGCCCAGTTACGTTGCAGGGAACGCATCTGCTCGTCGCCACCGGACGCACGCCCAATGTGGAACCGCTGCATCTGGATCGCGTTGGAGTGAAGCAGAACAAGTCCGGCCACATTGAAATAAACGACCGCCTGGAAACGTCCGCGAAAAACATCTGGGCCCTGGGCGACGTCAAAGGCGGCCCTGCCTTCACGCACATCTCGTACGACGACTTCCGCATCCTGCGCACCAATCTTCTGGAAGGTGGCAACGCTTCCATCAAAGATCGTTTGCTGACCTATTGCATGTTCACGGACCCGGAGCTTGCGCGTTTCGGCCTGAACGAAAACGATGCGAAGAAGCAGGGCAGAGAAGTGCGCGTGGCGGCGATCCCCATGAAGTGGATGGCGCGCGCAAACGAAATGGACGAGCCGCGCGGCATGATAAAGGCGCTCGTCGATCCGCAGACAAAGCAGATTCTCGGCGCAACGGTGCTTGGCGTGGATGGGGGCGAAGTAGCGGCGCAGTTGCAGATCGCCATGATGGGCGGCCTGCCTTACACGGCGTTGCGTGAAGGCATCTTCGCGCACCCCACGAAATCGGAAGCATTGAACACACTCTTTACCAATTTCCGCGACGGCAAAGAGTAG
- the bamA gene encoding outer membrane protein assembly factor BamA: MGSEGVVIKTVEQGVANVPEHQPRQERFSSLHRLIGVSRAIGSRGTTGLAAAAVLLCGTATTGIAKAQAAPAPAASAGTGEVLCAPQVIGNRRYPKESIIARLFSRQGSQYDPATVERDFNSLWNSGFFESVQIEKAEGNGCTQLIVYVREKPTIGEINYKGLNAVTVSDVLERDKKAKVGVSVESQYDPTKIKRKEVVLKQLLAEHGHQFATVRTEVKTIPPARVAVTFVVKEGPTVKVGKIGFKGNERINSRTLRAAMKNSKPIGIPHSIILEDLFARTFDATKLDEDVERVRMVYRERGYFKVQPGEPLTKVRDSGGFNIFTMRPTHGKRIDIEVPLEEGSRYKLEAIKFTGYDKTVVNTNALRAQFAEKDGDYFNATIFGKGLENLRKAYGSLGFINMAAVPTPTFDEQKKTITLTIDIDAGKRFYVSRIEFSGNTITRDRVIRRELMLEEGQQYNNQAWENSILRLNQLNYFETLKADQDSETRTNNDEGTVDLLLKLKEKGKNSIGLNGGLSGLSGSFIGLNYETNNFLGLGETLSVVANIGDLSRNLTFGFTEPYLRNKPISLGFQVFAQKYDYNPAKSYAAAGASQNLSNAQQSLLTNYNQSSTGLTLSASTPLRHVFKHAVGITRVGVSYALSRSNITTFNENTRNVFETLNFRSGLQTSNALGGIISSIITPSFTYSSVDRAAGPHSGRDFNLAIQVAGAGGNVKYFSPVASFRQFYPMKGLRINREGHNVLGMRAQLAHAEGFGGQVAPPFNRIYGGGESDIRGFDIRSATPYVFIPTRVQFNLTNPDGSTVPRDPSNNTLGNAQIPLPIYRLVTVGGDTSFTGNLEYRIPIVSQVTFALFTDFNLTFNALPSQLQQSVLGAASLSSPLYGCSDFVNGACTGGKQLSFPTRLQTAPGTNFVPRMSNGVEFQVVLPIVNAPFRLFYAYNPLRLYETLPQKLATDSATFASFFPNSAAGRYTYAQALQFYGADYILREPRKTLRLSVSTTF, translated from the coding sequence ATGGGCAGTGAGGGTGTTGTTATCAAAACCGTAGAACAGGGCGTGGCAAACGTCCCAGAGCATCAGCCAAGACAAGAGCGGTTCTCCTCACTTCATCGTTTGATCGGAGTTAGTCGCGCCATCGGCAGCCGCGGAACCACCGGGCTGGCAGCCGCCGCAGTATTACTTTGCGGCACCGCGACGACAGGAATCGCCAAAGCACAGGCAGCGCCCGCTCCTGCCGCATCTGCAGGCACGGGAGAAGTTCTGTGCGCACCGCAGGTGATCGGCAATCGGCGCTATCCGAAGGAATCCATCATTGCGCGTCTCTTCTCGCGTCAGGGTTCTCAGTATGACCCGGCGACTGTGGAGCGCGACTTCAACTCGCTGTGGAACTCAGGCTTCTTTGAGTCCGTTCAGATTGAAAAGGCCGAAGGCAATGGCTGCACGCAGCTCATTGTCTATGTGCGCGAAAAGCCCACCATCGGCGAGATCAATTACAAGGGCCTGAACGCGGTCACCGTCTCCGACGTGCTGGAACGCGACAAGAAGGCCAAGGTCGGCGTCTCTGTCGAAAGCCAGTACGACCCCACCAAGATCAAGCGCAAGGAAGTTGTCCTGAAGCAGTTGCTGGCCGAGCACGGCCACCAGTTTGCCACCGTGCGCACGGAAGTTAAGACGATTCCGCCGGCGCGTGTTGCGGTCACCTTCGTTGTGAAGGAAGGCCCCACGGTGAAGGTGGGCAAGATCGGCTTCAAGGGGAACGAACGCATCAACAGCCGCACCCTGCGCGCGGCGATGAAAAACTCCAAGCCCATCGGCATTCCGCACTCCATCATCCTGGAAGACCTGTTCGCGCGCACGTTTGACGCGACCAAGCTGGATGAGGACGTGGAACGCGTCCGCATGGTCTACCGCGAGCGCGGCTACTTTAAGGTGCAGCCGGGCGAACCGCTGACCAAGGTGCGCGACAGTGGCGGGTTCAATATTTTTACGATGCGTCCGACGCACGGCAAGCGCATTGACATTGAAGTTCCGCTGGAAGAGGGCTCCCGCTACAAGCTGGAAGCCATCAAGTTCACCGGCTATGACAAGACCGTTGTAAACACCAATGCGCTGCGTGCGCAGTTTGCGGAGAAGGACGGCGACTACTTCAACGCCACCATCTTCGGCAAGGGTCTGGAAAATCTGCGTAAGGCGTATGGCTCGCTTGGCTTCATCAACATGGCTGCCGTTCCCACGCCGACGTTCGATGAGCAGAAGAAGACCATTACGCTGACCATCGACATTGATGCCGGCAAGCGCTTCTATGTGTCGCGCATTGAGTTCAGCGGCAACACCATTACGCGTGACCGCGTGATCCGCCGCGAACTGATGCTGGAAGAAGGTCAGCAGTACAACAACCAGGCATGGGAAAACTCCATTCTGCGCCTGAACCAGCTGAACTACTTTGAAACGCTGAAGGCCGACCAGGACAGCGAAACCCGCACCAACAACGACGAAGGCACCGTTGACCTGCTGCTGAAGCTGAAGGAGAAGGGCAAGAACTCCATCGGCCTGAACGGCGGTCTGTCCGGCCTGAGCGGTTCGTTCATCGGTTTGAACTACGAGACGAATAACTTCCTGGGCCTGGGCGAGACGCTGTCCGTTGTAGCGAACATTGGTGATCTGTCGCGCAACCTGACTTTCGGCTTTACGGAGCCGTACCTGCGCAACAAGCCCATCTCACTCGGCTTCCAAGTGTTTGCGCAGAAGTACGATTACAACCCGGCCAAGAGCTATGCTGCGGCCGGTGCGAGCCAGAACCTGAGCAACGCACAGCAGTCACTGCTGACGAACTACAACCAGTCCAGCACTGGCCTGACGCTGTCGGCATCCACGCCGCTGCGCCATGTGTTCAAGCATGCGGTTGGTATTACGCGTGTGGGTGTGTCCTATGCGCTGTCGCGGTCGAACATCACGACCTTCAACGAGAACACCCGCAACGTGTTTGAAACGCTGAATTTCCGAAGCGGTCTGCAGACGTCGAATGCGCTGGGCGGCATCATCTCGTCGATCATTACGCCTTCATTCACGTACTCGTCGGTGGATCGCGCTGCGGGACCACACTCGGGTCGCGACTTCAACCTGGCAATCCAGGTAGCGGGCGCGGGCGGCAACGTGAAGTACTTCTCGCCTGTTGCGTCGTTCCGTCAGTTCTACCCGATGAAGGGTCTGCGGATTAACCGCGAAGGCCACAACGTGCTGGGTATGCGTGCACAGCTGGCGCATGCGGAAGGCTTTGGCGGCCAGGTGGCTCCGCCGTTCAACCGTATCTACGGTGGCGGCGAAAGCGATATCCGCGGCTTCGATATCCGTTCCGCAACGCCTTACGTCTTCATCCCGACGCGTGTGCAGTTCAACCTGACGAACCCGGACGGCTCAACGGTTCCACGTGACCCGTCGAACAACACGCTGGGCAATGCGCAGATTCCACTGCCGATCTACCGCCTGGTAACGGTGGGTGGCGATACGTCGTTCACGGGCAACCTGGAATACCGTATCCCGATCGTGTCGCAGGTGACGTTCGCGCTCTTCACGGACTTCAACCTGACGTTTAACGCGTTGCCGAGCCAGTTGCAGCAGAGCGTTCTGGGCGCGGCTTCGCTATCCAGCCCGCTGTATGGCTGCAGCGACTTCGTCAATGGCGCCTGCACCGGCGGCAAGCAGTTGAGCTTCCCCACGCGTCTGCAGACAGCGCCGGGAACGAACTTTGTACCGCGTATGTCAAACGGTGTGGAGTTCCAGGTGGTGCTGCCGATCGTGAATGCGCCGTTCCGCCTGTTCTACGCGTATAACCCGCTGCGCCTGTACGAGACGCTGCCGCAGAAGCTGGCTACGGATTCCGCCACCTTCGCGAGCTTCTTCCCGAACAGTGCAGCCGGTCGCTACACCTACGCACAGGCACTGCAGTTCTACGGTGCGGACTACATCCTGCGCGAACCGCGTAAGACACTCCGCCTGAGCGTCAGCACAACGTTCTAA
- a CDS encoding carboxypeptidase-like regulatory domain-containing protein has translation MAFQPVARRRLMRCVILSAIVFAAFLAASASIRAQIITRNPLRSVSGSVTDGGREPLRGAVVQIEAEDTLVIQSYVTDERGTYRFRNLRSDADYRIWANFRGHRSKTQEMSKFDRKQDREIPLAIDLTKE, from the coding sequence ATGGCCTTTCAACCCGTTGCCCGTCGCAGGCTCATGCGCTGTGTCATCCTGTCTGCGATTGTCTTCGCCGCATTCCTGGCGGCTTCGGCCAGCATCCGTGCGCAGATCATCACTCGCAATCCACTGCGCAGTGTCAGCGGCTCCGTTACCGACGGAGGAAGAGAACCTCTACGGGGCGCTGTCGTGCAGATTGAGGCGGAAGACACGCTCGTCATCCAGAGCTACGTCACGGACGAACGCGGAACCTATCGCTTCCGTAACCTCCGGTCCGACGCCGACTACCGCATCTGGGCCAACTTCCGTGGCCATCGCTCCAAAACGCAGGAGATGAGCAAATTCGATCGCAAGCAGGACCGCGAAATTCCTCTCGCAATTGATCTGACCAAGGAGTAG
- a CDS encoding winged helix-turn-helix transcriptional regulator: MESIDWEEANAACEALTEEQDVFVREIISHIAEKWTLWTMSVLAEAGGPMRFSRLMEAVEGISQKSLTKTLRQLERSGFVTREVFAEVPPRVEYRITSLGEGLLTQLHPVWQWTVTNIAQFENARQCYTGDTRENPWTRPNEPISRHD; the protein is encoded by the coding sequence ATGGAATCGATCGACTGGGAAGAGGCGAATGCCGCGTGCGAAGCTCTCACCGAAGAGCAGGATGTGTTTGTCCGCGAGATCATCAGCCACATTGCTGAGAAATGGACGCTGTGGACGATGTCCGTGCTCGCAGAAGCGGGTGGACCTATGCGCTTCTCTCGCCTGATGGAGGCGGTGGAGGGGATCAGCCAGAAGTCGCTAACCAAGACGCTGCGCCAACTGGAGCGAAGTGGCTTCGTTACTCGAGAAGTGTTTGCGGAGGTGCCTCCCCGCGTGGAGTACCGCATTACATCTCTGGGTGAAGGCTTGCTGACGCAGTTGCATCCTGTGTGGCAATGGACAGTGACCAACATTGCGCAGTTTGAAAACGCACGGCAGTGCTATACCGGCGACACTCGCGAAAATCCGTGGACACGACCAAACGAGCCGATCTCACGACACGACTAG
- a CDS encoding oxidoreductase, with translation MTTAKQPWTAEQIPSQEGRRVLITGANSGIGFETALELARKGAEVVLPARSQQKAEDAAARIRARVPSPRVIPAILDLASQQSVVDFAAWFAHRFPGPSLDLLISNAGVMAVPKRELTVDGFERQFATNFLGPFALTALLYRHVKQQHDSRIVIVSSSITKWARIEFDNLQSERHYSPMGQAYAQSKLADSIFALELHRRVTRAGSPVAVMSAHPGYAVTNLQTSGPGDGFSLFKLSTIVLRPLLSQDAAHGALPTLFAAVSPEAVPGGYYGPDGLLEAKGYPRAVKIPKRAMQDGERLWETAERLTNTSFTV, from the coding sequence ATGACAACTGCAAAACAACCCTGGACCGCAGAACAGATCCCTTCACAAGAGGGTCGCCGCGTTCTTATCACCGGTGCGAACTCCGGCATTGGTTTTGAGACTGCACTGGAACTCGCGCGAAAGGGCGCAGAAGTTGTATTGCCCGCGCGCTCACAACAGAAGGCGGAAGATGCTGCTGCCCGAATACGCGCCAGGGTGCCATCTCCCAGAGTGATCCCAGCCATTCTGGATCTGGCGTCGCAACAAAGCGTAGTGGACTTCGCTGCATGGTTTGCACACCGTTTCCCCGGCCCTTCGCTGGATCTGCTCATCAGCAACGCGGGAGTCATGGCCGTACCAAAACGCGAGCTTACGGTGGACGGGTTTGAGCGGCAGTTCGCTACCAACTTTCTGGGGCCATTTGCACTGACAGCGTTGCTGTATCGCCATGTGAAGCAGCAGCACGATAGCCGTATCGTCATCGTCTCCAGCAGCATTACCAAATGGGCGCGGATTGAGTTCGATAACTTGCAGAGCGAGCGTCACTACAGTCCCATGGGCCAGGCCTATGCGCAGTCAAAGCTTGCGGATTCCATCTTTGCGTTGGAATTGCATCGTCGCGTTACTCGGGCTGGATCGCCTGTTGCCGTTATGTCCGCGCATCCTGGCTATGCTGTGACGAATCTTCAGACCTCAGGTCCGGGAGATGGCTTTTCGTTGTTCAAACTGTCCACTATCGTTTTGAGGCCTTTGCTTTCGCAAGATGCCGCACACGGAGCGTTGCCGACGCTCTTTGCAGCTGTTTCTCCTGAGGCTGTGCCTGGTGGCTACTACGGCCCGGATGGGCTACTTGAAGCGAAAGGCTATCCCAGGGCGGTCAAGATTCCGAAACGCGCAATGCAGGACGGAGAGCGCTTGTGGGAGACCGCAGAGCGATTGACCAATACATCCTTTACGGTGTGA